The sequence CTTTAGTCCCACATCATGTAGGTTTCTAATTTGGCTCTGGTTTATATGCCGCAAGACCGCACTTGTCACTGACGTGCTGAGCATACAGGATCTGTAATTTAACCACGTAGTTCGCTCCTTGCAGGAATGCCGAGCGACCGGCCAGGCGGAATACGGCCCCCTGCCCAACATTTTTGCCTTGCCGCCGTGtgcccaaatttttttttctttttttttttgccttccTTCTCTTCTCTGAAGCTTAATGCCTCAATTTTTCGGGTGCGATTTGTTTATTCCACATCGAGATTACCGCAGGGTGGCCGGGAACTCAATGCCTTGAAGCTCAAGTGATTTtgttttcttatatttctttttttgttttggcCAAAAGCATAAGTGAAGCTGGTCTGTGATCTGAAGCTGGTCTGTGGTCAGTAAAACAGGTaatcaatgttttttttttaattttttacggTTATATAATCAATTTTATCCTTGATCTGTTTACATTCAATGTCAAAATTAGTGGCTTGTTTATGGCTGGCACTTTCATTATTGGAGTCTGTTCTCTGAAGGGTTATTCTGTTAAAACTACTTGTCCGTATTAGTTTACTTTAGGTATTTGAGTCTAATGTTTATGCTGGTAACCAAAGATTTGTGTTGTATGTGATTATTTGGATGCATAGATTATGCTATGGAAGTGTTCGACGAAATGTCGATGTGAATTTCTTAATTTTGTACATATAGAGAGAATGCACTGGTTGAGTCAGTTGCAAATTTGCTGTTCGAAATTTTTTGTTTAAgtgtgtttaaattctaaactgaaTAGGCTGGAGAAGCGCAGAAAAAGCAATTTAAAGAGATGAATGGATTGAAGAATCTGTTGAAAGGAAAGGGCGTTGAAATTGCAAAAGAAGCATTTGATCGAACAATTTTAGTTGGGAAATTTCTTTGCTTTCTTCATGTTACTAACAACTACATCTGCAGTCCTACTCTTGTAAGCAATTGATCCCAGTGTTCTACTTCCTGGATTTGTAAATTGAGGGACAATTGTGTTTGAATGTTTGTTCTCTTTTCTAGGTGTTTGGTCCTAGTATGCTCCCGACTTTAAGTATAACAGGTGATTTGGTTTTGACGGAGAAGATATCGACTCGTTTAGGGAAGGTGAATAATGGTGATATAGTTCTTGTACGCTCACCTGAGAATCCTAAAAAGATTCTTACCAAGCGTATTTTGGGCATGGAAGGAGACAAAGTAACTTACTTGGTCGACCCACATAATTCTGAGAAATGTCGAACTATTACGGTAAGGAAAATATAATCTCACTTGGCTGTCTGTTTTATTTCATAGTTAATATTACGTGGGGTTTTGATTGATATTTTTAAAGAATCTATAAAATAAGTTTATAACTTTGTGCTGCTTATCTTTCAATTTTCAAGTTTCTCCAAGTATGTTTCAGTCTCGATATGATTTAAGATTGTCTCATGAATGTTTTTAGCATATTAATCTCTTTAACTCATCGTTCAAGTTTTCTATTTTACTGGTGTGCAACAGGTGCCTAAGGGACATATTTGGATCCAAGGAGACAACATATATGCCTCAACAGACTCACGCCAATTCGGTCCTGTTCCATATGGTCTTGTTCAAGGCAAGGTGTTTTGGAGGGTGAGTTTTATCTTGTTTGTAGTATATTTTTATGTTTACTGCCGAGATTTGAATGTTGAATGTGTTGTTGAACAGACGTAAGATACCCTGGACAATAGTTATAAGTAAACATACAACATTGTGAACATACAACATCGTTTCAGACTTAGATTTCCTCCCCGACTGATCCCCATTTCGCTAACCTTATCCTCACGACATCCACCATTGTCTCAACTTCTGAACTCTTTCAGTCTTGTTGCCAAATTCTCTCTAAACACTGTAACAGGTTCATCACATCTTCTATTACCATCCTGCCCACCAACAACCCAACCTTGGCTTATGTTTGACATATAAATCAACGTTTCTGGCCTTGCTACAACTGGAAGTGATTTTGGTATTTTGTGGTTCCCAAACGTTTTAGTCACTACTTTTGGATTGGGAATTTGGGAGTCGAAGCTTACCTTTGTTAGCTGCTGTTTTGTAGATTTGGCCAATCAGTGGCTTTGGATCGCTAGGAGAAGAAGTCTAGTATTGGTTTGATAGtaaaggtgatttttttttttactgtaaaACAATCTTACATTCACATTTTgaatctttctgttttctttcctttTGTAATGCACTCTTTTTTTCACATTCTTTTATTACATGGAACCCTTGGGGGGAGATTTTATGTATGCAAATTTTGTGGATCTCTTATTGTTTCAAACTGAGAAATAGCAGTGGAGATGTAAGCATTGTAAGGTAAGCTATTGTGCACAAGAGTGGACAAAACATTTGTTTGCCAGTATTTGAAACACAACTTATTGTTCTTGCTATCTATAATAATAAAACTCCTAATTCTGCGAAGCAGTAGAATTTATTGGACTCTTAAGGTTATTCCACTGGTGGTATCATGTCCTTCCAGGAATGTATGGCAGATTGGTAAGTTGGTGATATTTTTGGTTTTAAGCGATCCATGATTTTACTCAGAAAAGTGGTTATGGAGTAGAATGGTTTACCAACTGGTTTGTTAAAATGATGGATAGATATAATATACATTGTACCACTAGACCACTGGTGCTGAGCGTTATGGAAAATGTTAAAAAATAGAGCATAAGATATGGAGTCCATGTCCTGGGTTAGCGACTTCCGGTGCACGCTAAGAAGGTTGATGCAGAGTCCACACATTATTTGTTGTAGCCCTGCCCAATTTCAATAAACCAAATCTTGCACCCTGCCCAATTTAATAAGCCAAATCTTGTATTCTTGACGGGAATGTGCCAAAAACTTATCTAGCCACTGCAATATAAAGATCCAACTACTACTTCTGGAATACCTCTATAGTTGCAGTTTCCTTGACAGACTTGCACACAACGTTCATGACACGAAAAAAGCTATTGCAATATAAACAAGGAGGAAGCACTGATGGAATCAAAGTGATTTCCATCACGTATTCATGTGACATCTATCTCAAAGTCTTTGCCATGCTACCCCATCTCCTTAGAAACCAAATGAGTAAAAAATCATAAGGTTTTGAATCCCAGTATTCCTCCTTGGTAGGCAAGCATAGAATGAAACTTCAAATCTCAGTTGAACTGAAGAATAATTAGTCCCTCATAGACTGACTAGGAAGCATAACTCTACTCAAATTGCTCTTTATAAAATTAGCACTTCACTCTCACAAATCAATCACGCAGCCGTGCGGTAAGCACAGAGCGAACTATTCTTTCGCCTTTTACTAAAGAATACCGTGTGCTTGCCGTTTTATAAGCGGCATACGCCTATTTTTAGAGGGTGTTTCTCTTCTTTCTGAGGAGGGAACCCAACAATTTTTAAAAGCAAAGCTTACTCCTTGCGGCATTATGCCCTATGACATTTCCCATCCAAGGAGAATGTTCATTTAGATGGCAGGCAGGCATACTTTAGTTTTCCATCTTGTTTAGTGGTAAAATCTCACATCTAGCCTATTTTAATCAGTTTGTTTGTGTGCCCATATTCgctcctacttgctcattcacaATTTATATCACCAAGCTCCATAACATTGGTTGTTTCTTTTCTTCCCTAGCAACAGAAACGGCAAACTGGAGTAACTTTTATGTAAAGTGCTTTCTGCCACAAATATCTTCTTTCATGTAAACTGCTTCCTGACATCGTCTCTTGGGTTGCTCAAGGGAATGCTAGGGCATTTCCTTATTCCTTGGAAACAATTCTTAGTAACTCATTCCAGACCAACTGCAGTTTCTTAGATTTGTTAGGGGGCCTAGTGGTAAGCTAAGAGAGTAGCTTAGTATGTTTCTATCAGTATAAGTAACAAATTTTCTCTTAGTCCCATGATTCATATAATTATAATTAGTTAAGGCATTACTCCGGAACATCTTTGCGCTTGGGCAGTGACGCTGCTAATGACGTACTACGTGTCAGTTGCTGGTTAAAAGCTATTTCCAAATCCCTGCCTCGACCTTTAATCTCCCAAGGCAGTTGGAAATTTCTGGAATGACCCTTTCTAATCGAGGGTTAAATCCCTACAATACTTCAAACTCATCTTTCTGCAAGAATGTAAACACACTTAGGACTAATCGTTCTGCAAGGATAGGCCAACGAAAAAATGAGCTCTTTTTTATTGACCTGCACCTGAAGCTAAAACATCAGACTAACTTCAACATGAGCAAGCTTAGCTAAAACATCACCTGATCATACCATAAAGCCAACTATTAAATGCTAAAACATCTGTCACTCCACGGTAAATAATTGCCGCCCTATTAAGCTTTGATCTCATGATCTGTACTTACCTACATCAAGCCAATTATTGTGCTCCAAATAAATTGGACCCAACCATGCCCATGGATTCATCTCAGTTCCCAATTAAACTTAACTTGTCCAAGGGATACTAAAGCATCGAAATCAAGATTTAGTCCCACATGGACTAGTTCAGATCAGCAGCACTGAAACAAGACAGTATAAAATAGGAAGCCAAGAACGAGAGTATGCACACCTTTCTCGGCATTTTAGCTAATATCAAGTGAagtatctgttcttatcagtttaatatctgGTATGTGAGTCATCGGCTCACAcgatattaaatttatttttttcatggGGGAGTTCCCGGTACATCAGCTTGCTGCTGGGTTCTGGGTTCTCCCTTGCGTTGCACTACGCCAATGGCCTGGCGCACTCCcaccaaaaccaatcaaaacatTGAGATCATGCTTTGCCTTTGCGCTGCACTACTTCAAAGGCCATGGCCTGGATCACCCATGCTTCAAAGGCCATGGCCTGGATCACCCatgcttagagcatccacagtgggcgagtataaccaaaaatttgggatgagatcgtgacgcaatcccagccaaagatcaaattccagaccatatttggtcgcgaccaaataccaaatcctaatatagtcgggcgtaaatttaaagtacgcttgttgctgggcgtaaatttaaagtacgcttgttaacgggcggagatttaaattatgcccgatgaaaattcaaattaaaaaaaaaaataaaaaaaaatgaggcgtaaacttaaagtacgcctgttgacaggcgtaaacttaaagtccgcctggtgattgattgggcggacatttgagatacgcccgatgaaatttttttggggcggatctttaaattacgcgcgaccaaattttaatcgccaccgttacgtgacaacacggactaaacccaaaatttgatcttttttttgatctttgatctttggttttgatcgcatcactgcagttgctcttaggaacCCAAAATGCAAATATCTCAACTTAGAACAACTCCAACTCCATCTTAGCATAATACCTTGTTGCCAACTTCTTATTCTATCTGGAGAATCGAAATGCAACCACAAATTGTGGAACTAAAGAAATAGCAGGTGAGCGTTCAACACCAGCGACTCCTCCATAAGTTTTTGCAAGCCCACTTAAGATATTACCTGTAGCTGCATAACCAAATGTGCACCAAAAGGTCGAAGAAACTGGTGTCCCCGGCCGTCAGAATCAGATCCAACAGTCGCAAGATCTGACAGACCGAGTTGTTGGGGTACTTATGTACATGCTACATGCATGGTAAGTCTTGCTATTGCGCAAACTCAGTTTCACGACCCTGCTAGGAATCTAAGGCTATGTTTGGTTGATCTCTATCTATCCAGTCATGCTGTTTAATCAAGCTATCCTTTGATTGGAAGTGTATTCTTACTGCATAGTCCTTTTCAGGGCTAATTGCATTAACTAGCTTGTAGAGATTTGTGTGGTTGGGTTCAGTGGAAATGATCGATTTGTCAAGTAATCAACCAATCAAATGAACATGTCAAATATAACACTCTCCAGAGtatgcacaaaattggactcctTTCATATATGTGTATATGTGATCAAAATGTTTTACACTGGAAGGTATTAATGCTGAGTGTTCAAACTTGTGGCATTCAAAAAAACATGCTTCTGCTAGAGAGACTCACTTTTTTCACTTCTGTTGGAGAAACATAATTTATACAGAGGAAACTACAACAGATATCCTAAGGAATAATCACATCACAtcaagaaaattaaaattaaaattgcaTTCTTTACACGTATCAGCTGAGTATaccctgtttcagaaaaaaaaaaaaatcatcatgttCACTCATGGCCCTCCACTTCTTCTCCAAGCAAGTCATCATAAGTTACAGGTACCCGAATCCTATTCATAACAGATACACGTTCTCTTTTTATATTAGAAGCTGCGGCTCTACAGTTTAGAGGAGGTGCAAGGGCAGATCCAGATGATGTGTGGTTAATCATTGGACCAGCAATTGAGGATTGCGCAGTCTTTTGCAAAGATGGGTTTAATTCCTTTGGCGCTTGTTGTTTGAATTGCCTCTGCATTAGAGAAAGATATGATATCCAAAAAAAATTAGAATGAAGTTATGAACACGCATTAAAATCTCAAAATAGGTAAGAGCCTGGAGAAAGAAATATGTAACGCAAAAATATTTTAGTCAAACCTCAATTTCCTTTCCCTTGGCCATGATCTCTTTGTAAGCATTAGGGTCAAGTTTCTTCAGAATGCCCCATAATATGCCACCACCATAGCGATGACGCTTTCCATCAGCAGTCATCTGTCCTCCACAAGCCTGAATTGCATCCACCTGCAAGTTTAAAGTTTCAATTTACAAATCGCAAGaagattctgaaagaatagtgaCAAGTAAGTTCGTTTTCAGGATATTAAAGGTGAAAAAAGATTGTCCAACAGAAGGTAGCACATACAGGTGAGTTGATATGCAAGATTCTTCCTTCTTTACTTTCATTCTTGGGAACAACTCTAGGATTTTGCATAACTAGTAAGGTCTTATCTTTACATTTGGATTTCTTTGTGTTCCTTCTTGTTCCATGGTTTCTTTTCAACATAATGTTCAACTTGCATGTCGAAAATGTGGTGAAACTCCAGTTTACCATTTTACCTACAGCATTCCAAACCAGATAAGTTTTTCTCTCCTTCAAGCGTTTACAAGTATCAATAACGAACCTACAGACACAGAAAAATCAAACCTAATCAGAACTAAGTCAGTATTGTACAAAATTAAATAATCCCACACCTTACATAGAAAAGGTAAAATTAGAAATCAATTTAGTCAAATCTATTTCCTTTTCGTTATGTATTCAATTTATCTtactaagaaaaagaaaaatggtaaGAATTGATGGTAAGCTTACTTATTCATGTTTTTGATAGCTGGGGCAGGACCAGTCTTcttgtttttattcttcttcttcttgttcgtaTTAGATGCTTGGTTTACTGTAATGTCACCCCTGCTTCCCATTTCTGCCAATTCTAAGTCTCCAATCTTCCTCAAACTTACTAGTTTCAGTCAACTGCAAACTTCCAATTTGTATCCTACACTCCCCTTCTTCTAAAGTCTCTGAATCAAGCATGCCagcatcttgataatcttctagaCTATATAGCTTTTAATAAACTCTCACTCCCCTCCATGAAACGTAAATAACTAATAACCTAAACAAGAAAGCCAAAAAGGTCATCAAATTGCACAAATGTACACAAAAAAAACTCAGGATTTAAGAACTATGTGCTGTACAAAAAATCTGTAAAGCATAATTAACGAGCACTGATGATGAGAAAAAAATTAAGACATTGAACTTCTATTTTAACTCTAATACTAAGCTGTGATAGTAGCATAACTTGAACTACAATTGTTAACTATTTTATAGACAGCTAAGGAGGGGTGCTCGCCTAAGATCTCCCCAATGAGGGAGAGTCTACGTCATAATTTGTTCCTGAGGGGGAACGCGGCCCCTGCCAATTCTAAACCAAATATTGCCTATGAGATGCACTGGGAAGCCCACAGCTTGGTGCAGAAAGATACTTGTGTTCTTTCTACCATTAGCATAATCTAATACATGGTTACAATACTATGCAATTGAACATCTTAAGTACACGACTGAACTAATGACACTCAGCAGAAGCAATATCAAAGGAGTAATTTTGGCGAGACTTGATCTTGAAAAGAACTTATAAATAATCAAAACTTGACCAAGAAAACACAAGGAGAAGTAAGAAATTGTTTGGAAACAAAACTGAAGTGCCTGGTAGTTTGCTACAGAGTACTTAGCTAAGGCTGTTTTTGCAGTGAAATTAGCAAACCTTTACTAGGAAGGCAAATTTGAAAATACAGTCCTAATAACTATAACCTGCACTTAATGATAGACGCAAATTATTTTGCTCTGTATAAGATGCACTCATGCCCATGAACTCGTCTCTGCCCAAATTTGTTCCTAGGGAACACTATTTTCTAAGACAGACATGTACCAGATGTCAACAAAATCATGATGCAAAACTTAACTACTGTAGCTTCATATTTTCAAACGATTACTCTTTTGATAGCGATAATGGTAATTAGAACTGATAGACCACTCTTTTCAAATAACTAatagaaaatcaaacaaacagtAATCACTGCAGAGGTACATCAAAAAGAGTGTTGTTCAGTACCTTACATGATGCTCGGGAACCGTCTAACTGCATTCacaaacaaataagaaaataacGGAGATACATAACGGCTCAAGACACTGAAAACAGTTCAAGCAATTAATAAAACTATGTAACATCCAGCTTTGCACAAGCTATGGCAGTAGATGAATATGTCTGGTGCAGAAGTGGTTCAAGAGAGGTAGGTCTAATGCAACATTCCTTGAGGCCCTAGACCAAATTCACAAAGTACAAGTTCTCCTTATTCAGAAAACTTGTTTCAAGTGGTACAATctagaattttttcttttttctttttctgttcatGGGTTATTGAGAAAAGCAATGTCTGCCTTCAGTTCAGTCGCACTAATAcattgattcttcaatctcaaacatACAATACAACAATCTAATTTGTATAACCATGTTCACTACTACTTTTCATTCATAATTTTTATCACCAAACAATGGCCGTCTCTCTTCTTACCGAGCAAACCAAAACCGCAAACTAGAGTAATTTTGATACGGCACAGCGGAAACGATTTGAAAACAATCGACACGCGGAGAATCCACTCCGGTAAATAAGACCCAAAAGAGATAAACAACTCCAATTCAGGAGCAAAGATACGATAAAcacgatcaatgatgatcaatctCTCAAAGAGAAATAAACATGGTTTTAACCAAACAATAGTTTTTATGCGAGATTTGATGGCGTGTGAAGAATTTTCAATTCAAGATTTGTCAGATTCTTGAATTTAGTTCTCGGTTCTTTGTTTCTTATTGTTGTTCTGGATCAACGAAAAATCTGCAGTGGATCTGGTTCCTCTGGTGAGAGTAGGGTGAGTCATTTTCTTCAGATTTGGTTGGTTATGAGACAAGCAAGAAGTGTTTCTGGTGATAATGGGTTGGTTCATGTGTTTGCTATTTGCACGTCTACAAGCTGTGGTTCTAGGCCTGAAGCATAGTTCTATTGGATGCAGTTAGTGAGTATTTCTCATTTGTCAAACTCTGCCTCCTGTATCTGATTGCCATGAGTGATTACTGCAGCTTGTTATGTTTTGTATATAAATAAAGATTGGGCAGTGGATGCTGCTGCAttgttatttctttctttttctgcatAATAATGGTACTTCAATAAGATTTTACAATAAGAGATCACCTTCATGAGTACTTCATGTGCCCTGTAATGAGAGTTGAGTTGGTTCACTTCTCAAGCTTCCTGCGAGTGCTGCTTGTTATTCTTCATCAACTACTACTGCAATATTTTCAACATCATTGTTTTTACAGTATACTTCTGGTTCACAAGCTCTAGTGCAGAATTCTTGGTGGTACATTGTTATTCTCTATGGTTTCTTCAATGTTGGTGGTTTATTCTACTTCTGCAACTGTTTTAAGGCTACACCAGCTGCAAGTTTTGGATCTGCAAGTGTTTTCAGGTTGTTCATTATCTACTTCTCAACGTTCAGCAGCTTCAACCTTTTCACTTGTGCCTTCTCAGGTATGGACTGCTTTATTGTCACCACAACCACTATTGCTGCATCAATTTTTCATATCTCTGCAATTTGGTTCCACTATGAAGATTACTTCTTATGCATAAGACCTGCTACTGCAACAACTACTGGATTGTGTTTCTTCTACTGCACCATCCATTGCCATTCTGTTATGACCCTACAgcctatatttttttttctattttacttCCTCTCTTTCTTTACTGTAATGTGTCTGAGTGTGTGTCATGTTAAGAGTAGTAGCTAATATAGCATAGACCAACAGTTTCAGTTGATCCAAGGTCTGTCATGAGATTATCTAACCGTGTGAGTCGCACGTGAATGACAGAGAGGTATGAGCTGTAAGTGTCCGTACAAGTTTGAGTCTGAGTATAAATTCTCCTGTAAGAACTCAGATGATGGTTGTTGAGAATAGTGAATCAATTCAGTTTGTCAAGATGTAGATATCAAATGTTATCACAAGCCAATTGTTATGCTCCAAAAATAAACTGGATTCATACGATTCCCATGGACTCATCTCAGTACCCCTACCCCAATTAAACTCAACTTGTCTGTGGCAGCGAGATTAAGAGTTAGTCCCACATCCACTAGTCAAAGAAGGTGAGTGGAAACCAGACAGTATAAAGACGAAGCCAAACGCAAGAATAAGCATACTTTTCtcggccttttggctaagatcaagtgtagtatcagttcttatcagtttaatatctgaTATGTGAGTCATCGGCTCACAcgatattaaatttattttttttcatgggGGAGTTCCCATCACAGCAGCTTGCTGTTGGGGTTCTCATGTGTCGCCCTTGCGTTGCACTACTGCAAAGGCCTGGCGCACCCCCACCAAAACTAATAATGAAAAACATTGAGTTCATGCTACGCCTTTGCGTTGCAATACTGCTAAGGCCGCGGCCTGCCTCATCCCCACCTAAACTAATGAAAACATTGAGTAGAACAACTGTCAACTTCCCTAACTCCATCTTAGCAGTAATACCATGTATGTATACTGTTGCCAACTTCTTCTTCTATCTGGATGGAATCTTCAAGGGTCATCACCACCATATCTAATAATCTTGTTTCAGAAAGAAATTTGCTTGTTTGGTACTGTTGACTATTGAGTTTAACTCCCTCTCATCTACATCTTGGAATCAAAGACTAGAACTTCTCTTCTGCTTGGGAAGCCGTGCAACCTAAATTACTGTACCATTCTTATTTTCTAGTAATTTTTTTATATGGATTTGTTTTGGTTCAGTTGGGATCTACCTTGAAACTTGAAAATCTGAATAGCTTCTCTGTCAGGTGGTGAGTTGAGTTTCCGGCTCTTTCCTatctgtgtattttttttttcaaagtgtCATGATCATTTTCATTCCTTGGTTTAATGACAAGGTTTACACAGTTGGCCGCTTTTTCTCCCAATTTTTGGGTTTCTTGctcttagtttttcttaacacAAATGAACTCTTTATCcttaatcttctttttctttgatgGTTAATGTTTCGCCATTTTTTTTTCGTCCAGTCCAGGTGAGTTGGCCCGGTGATAATCTGCACCAACCAAATAATGATGAAAGTCGAAGGCTTTGAGCCTCAAATCCCACGCAATTGACACCATCACTAACGCTCGCCATATCCAACCACACACTGTtgggaaagatgaaaagctacacCTGGTGGCTCATTCAGTTTAAGTAAATGCATTGTAGATTGAACAACGCTACTTAGAATGCTAATTAACCAGGGCTGCATAATGGATCAGTGTATCTTGTAAATTTATCTCAAATGGGATGGAAAAATGTGATAGTCAAAGAGGTGGGAATCAGCACTTGTTACCCGCACGAACATCGCGCTGCACACAATTCTCTACCGCGCAGGTTACATTTCTATCTTTTTACAAATTGCAAGCGCAATATTTTCCAATTTCCCGTGCTAGATGTAGCTCTGTTGTTGGAGCTGATTACACAGCTTTGCAGAGCAAAAAAGCAACAAAACAATGCACCAGCCGGGAATCGAACCCGGGTCTGTACCGTGGCAGggtactattctaccactagaccaCTGGTGCTGAATGTTGTAACATCTTGGTGTTCATTTTCGTCCCCGCATAAACCAGTAGATGTTTCTCCCCAGCAAAACGGTTAGTCCATGGTGAAATGCATTAGAAGAAGCTACTCTTGTTGAGCCGGGCTGCAATATTGCTCCAACCACTATGTCTGGAATATGTCTCCAACTGCAGTTCCATTTACAGACTTGCATTCAACATTCATGGTGCAGAGAACTACTTGTTGTCTTTTGCCATTTGCACAATACATGAGAATGCTTGGAGGGGCAGACAAACAAGGAGGAAACAGCAACGgaatcaaaatatgatcatggaATATTCAACTGAATCCCTTTATGAGGTTCTGATCCATGCCTCATGAATT comes from Papaver somniferum cultivar HN1 chromosome 7, ASM357369v1, whole genome shotgun sequence and encodes:
- the LOC113300611 gene encoding mitochondrial inner membrane protease subunit 1-like; protein product: MNGLKNLLKGKGVEIAKEAFDRTILVGKFLCFLHVTNNYICSPTLVFGPSMLPTLSITGDLVLTEKISTRLGKVNNGDIVLVRSPENPKKILTKRILGMEGDKVTYLVDPHNSEKCRTITVPKGHIWIQGDNIYASTDSRQFGPVPYGLVQGKVFWRIWPISGFGSLGEEV
- the LOC113294402 gene encoding uncharacterized protein LOC113294402 — protein: MGSRGDITVNQASNTNKKKKNKNKKTGPAPAIKNMNKFVIDTCKRLKERKTYLVWNAVGKMVNWSFTTFSTCKLNIMLKRNHGTRRNTKKSKCKDKTLLVMQNPRVVPKNESKEGRILHINSPVDAIQACGGQMTADGKRHRYGGGILWGILKKLDPNAYKEIMAKGKEIERQFKQQAPKELNPSLQKTAQSSIAGPMINHTSSGSALAPPLNCRAAASNIKRERVSVMNRIRVPVTYDDLLGEEVEGHE